tagaggaaatgtgttcatacataagatatcctatgtgtgggttgtgttcttttcacattacgttagcgaagcaaagtgtccataactctatgctgatgctattatatgttataaaactgcactgttacacatgatgaaaatgtgtccaccttgaccaaattgatagaacaacatattataagtataatgacttatgatgacgatgttattgttaatgtacactgtattcattttttttctttctttgttttttcccctttcttttccatctactctgaattgttataatgaattcatgtacaaaataaaacggtggtcgacccaagaaagtccggaaaaaacaacaaccaatggcACATTTGCACCTATTCTGACGTCTCTTCCAGCAGTGCCTGAAACCTGCATTTAACTCATTAGCTGCAGCAAAACGCAGTGTCAAATGAGTAACTGTAGAGTAGAAAGCATAAACTGTAATGTACTGGTGCATGCAAGTGCAGCACTGGTGACTCTGTCTGCAGAAACAGCAATATTTGAAAGCATGAACTGAAAGAGCATAGTCTCTTGTTATCAGCAAGCATTGTTCCTCTTTCATTCACATACACTGAAGCTAAACTACACGAATTAAACCAGAAAATCGTGAAAAGTTAGGCCTCTGTTCCATTAATTTAACGTTGCTGGCTGCGTTTGCTTTATCAAGAGATTTTATTGGATTTAGCAAATTGGCACAGAAGAAAGTACTGTTGTGCAAGAACattgacagattaaaaaaaatctagcaGCAATCTGAATCTGTCTTCAGACAAAATAGTACGAATTTGGCACCTTCTTTATATTTACCACCTTCTTTGTGTTTGATTTCTTTGCTGTTTAGTTTGGTCAGTCAAAGGCTTACTTATGTAATTATCATTCAGATAACTCAAATTTGACTGTTTTTGCATTTCCCACGGACAAAGAATTTCAAATCAAAACTAAAAGGCATAGATgttaattttcattatttcatttctttgcgCGGGGAGGGGTCGGGGTACATTTTGATATAAAGATGATCCAGTCCTTACAATTACGAAGAGAAATACAAGTTTGAAATGCTTatatgttggtttttgttgttgttgttgtttttgtttttgttttttttaaaattttggttCATAATTATTTGAAATAAACATTAAACTTTGTGTCCACTAACGCCTGAAGGAGTTTTCTGTTCTGCGAGGCGGCCATTTTGAATAACTAATTATATCTTGGAAAAGAAGCGAGATTTCACGTAGCAAATTTGATAAATGAATTCAGCACACCAAAATCCTTTAGGAAATGATATGCAGTATAAATTAACCGAAAATGCTTACCACTTTTAAACCAATTGGAAATCTCATATTTTAAAACGgtctattatttttttcttagacagtacatgcgactgttgttcTTTTTAGTGAGAGCAGTGGAATGTTCATTCCAAGAAACAACTTATTGTCAAGTGCCACACCAAGATATCTGCATATgtctatctcctttttttttttttttttttttttaagtaattttaTTGAacacagtttctttttcttcttgagtCACTTACGAGCTTTTCTGTTTTGCCAACATTCCAGTCAAGGTAATTTTCATCAACCAGTACAAGGTAATTTTCATCAGACCAGTACAAGGTAATTTTCATCAGACCAGTACAAGGTAATTTTCATCAGACCAGTACAAaaatctgtcactttctctccggTAATCATGTCACGTCGTCGGTAATTTGTCCTGTCATCCGCAAACTTGACCAGTGGACACGGACTGGTCAGGCTTCCTCATGCTGCCGTGTACATCAATGGCGAGAGCTCCGTACCTTGTGGTGCACAAgtgtttgtaaaaagaaacagTAGACAGTCAATCGTTTCATTTCACAACCCGAGGCCTTTCTGCTAGAACACGAACTTACAAAAATACTACCCTTGAACGCAGCGCTTCTCGCCttgtaacccccctcccctcgctctctctctaataattatataacaacaacaatacacacacacacacacacacacacacacacatacacacacacatcacaatacacacacacactctctctctcacacacacacacactcactcactcacagactcacacttttacacacaaacacacacacacacacacacacacacacacacacacaggcgcgcgcgcatgcacatacacccaAATGCTTGCAGGTACAgtcacacacctccacctcccgccacccacctacacacacacacacacacacacacacacacacacacagcgtgctaGCATGCACAATGACACCAACTGCCTCTCGCTATGtcactccctcccctttctttctcgtccgtcctttctcttccttctcccatcacccctctcccctatctcccggCCCCACCCCCAATCTCAAACAGTCCGTGTATGCAACCAGGCAAGCGTCATCACACACCTTCCCAGTCACCAAACCCACGACACAGGTATTGGACGTGGACACGAACCGCCAACACCACGAACAAAAAACCACGGCTCACCTTTGAGCCCCAGCAGTCCAATGATGGTGGGCGCAAATATGCTGGAGAAGATGGAGGCAGCGTACAGACAACCCAGGGCACTGACACCCAGGTACTGCTCCTCGTGCAAGCTGCTTTGAAGATTCTGTTCACGTCGTAGGGAGGAGGAGGCGATGGGAGGTCGAAGGAggagtgtagtggtggtggagaaagattATTTAGTTAtcttgatgtttttttctgttcagaatAGTCTTTAAATGGAGACAAAATGGAAGGGAAAAcccaaatcaaacaacaaaaacaaaactaaatacaatacaaagtTAAAGCAAGAGCCAAAGCCACCATGGCTCAAGTGCAATTCCAGctgaacaacaaaactgaaaacgcTGAGCATCGGGATGGGGATAAGGGTTGTAAGCCCAGGATTTCTCGCAATCTcactgagagaaatcgtgggattgcgagaaatcgtggtcgctcCCCTCCGACGTTTTCTCTAAACTGCGGGAGATCGTGGGCTTACAAATCGTAGGAAGTCCCCTTTATtttcatcaaaaatatttcctttgtcatcggagttggtttcttgtctttttccaatGCAAACCTAAGAggagaatatgagagagaaaaagaaattcttcaaagtgagagaaatcgtgggattacaGTATGTAGTGCTTGCATTATAtcgatccaaatcatatttttgctcaccatcagaaacgacTGTTTGCAGAACTGAAAGCTGTGTACTGGAAACGGAACAAAGTTCCATCTTAAACAGCCCATATCGATCGGCATTGCATTGCTTGATATTAACCATTAAGCCCTCAAACGTTCCCGTTAGGAAAGCCACTGACTGACTAATATCCAGCCTGTTCGAAAAACTCTTTGCGTTATATCTTTGGCATGAAGCCAAACAATGACTTCTCAATGTTGGAATCCGTGAAAACGCACGCTCGTTTTCAAAATcaacgatttttttcttttctctgttcgcACTTGTGTACAAATTTAGAAACCGGAAGAGCTTGGCGAGATAATCGTGGTAACATCACACGCGCATGCGTAGTGCGAGTTAACTTAAATGGTGAATCTTCACAATTCCACCCGTGTGTATGAATATGCATAAAGCCACTGCAACTCACTTCTACCGACAAGCGACTGCTTGATGCTTATGTAGATTGTTTCAGATCTTCACACTGAATGTAAAACACAGCAGCTTTATTGTGTCTAAGTTCTTTTTAATGTAATGtcgacagacaaagtatttcatgacaaaatgaatgtgtttatcacacacacgcgcgcgctataGACTAAATGAAATTAGAATTAAGAGCAATTAATCTCTTCGTTTTGTAGTTACTTGTTGGGTTTAATGTCAACAAAATGTTAAACAGTCCTAAGAGGAAAGtatatgatttgtatttgtatttgtatttctttttatcacaacagatttctctgtgtgaaattcgggctgctctccctagggaaagcgtgccgctacactacagagccaccctttttttttttttttttgtatttgttcctgcgtgcagttttatttgtttttcctattttctGATttgacgccacacacacacacacacacacacacacatttaacataaaaaaatagcaCTAAAAATACTATCCAATCAGAAGAAAATTTCTCATTGAAAACACGCAGCAGTAGTCACTTTTCTTGCTTTGATGAGGTACATGGGAACAGCTCATACTGATGGAAACACTTACATCACGTAAATGGTGACTTGAAATTAAAGAGCTGATGATACAGATTTACTGTCTTgtcacaagtcacacacacacacacacacacacacacacacacacacacacacacacacacacacacacacacagaggccaatatgcacacacagagagagagagagagagagagagagagagagagagagagagagagagagagagagtacactgaCTCACTATGTGGACACGTCAGCCCCAAAGGAAAACAGAGGAAGAATACAACCACCATGGGCAGGCCGAGTCTTTCAACATTTGCGAAAGCGTTGGAAAGGTTCACACacaagaaataacacacacacacacacacacacacacacacacacacaccacacagagcccGACACAAGACGAGTTACCTGGATTGCAAAGTGAGCGGTGAAAACTAGCTGGAAGGCCACCCCCACCACTAGCGTGTTCTGGATTTCTTTGCCCTCAATGGACGAGTTCCTCTGCCACCAGTCGTGAATCTTCTCCaagaaagggagacaacaagCGGACTTCCTGTCAGCTGACGCATGCTCAAACGTCTTGTTAACGTCAGGACTTGCTGACAGGCGTGGAGGGGTGGACACGGTTCGTGCTTCCGACTGCCGGTCAGAGGACGTGTGACCACTagccgggggtggtggtggtggggggtgaggggacttGCCGCGCACCATGTTGGCGAGAGCCTGGAGAGAGACCCGCTGTGACAGGGTCCTGAGGGATGGGGCAGGGGCGCGGCCCGCGGGGACCACAGTGGTGCCGTTGACTGCCTGCTGCCCGCCTTCCGGACTGGGGATCTGGAACGTCAACGTCTTGGGATGTGAGCTGCCGTCACTGCCGGTGTGCAGAATCCCTTGGTGACGTACTTCCGGCAAAGTGTCAGAGATTGTGCCATGGGGACGGGCTGGGCGGTTTATGGAGAGGTTGTTTTCAGGTCTGTGAAACGTTCTGGTGAAAAAACAGAAGGCGAAGGCTTTCTTCCACTTGTTGCCACGAAGGGGGTTGCTTTTGGCTGAGGTGTTGTTCTCCAGAGGCGACTGGGCCTCAGCCGTGTTGGACAAGTTTGCAGTCCCCTTGATGTTGAGCGGGTtctctttgttgttattttcaacaGAAACAAGCTGGCTTTTCGTGGTCAGAGCGTTACTCTGGCCGTCCGTGTATGTGTGATCAGTactgtcactgtcttcactgtgGGCATGTGCTGTGCTCCCCTTACCTTCGTTTTCTGTTGTCGCTTCATGCACTCTGACATTATCGTTCACGGTTCTGGTTTTAGATTGTCCAGACTCAGCGCACGTGTCTGCCACTGAGAAACTGACATGGCTACCTGAACCTGTTGTTATGGATGTATTGAACGCATCGTCATAACTGCTTTGCTGTGGTTGCTCATTACTGTCATGAACAGCAGAGAATCTATTGTCAAGCTGGTTCGCAAAGTTTGAACTATCACAATCAGTTCTTCCTTGACAATCAAGTTTGTTGTAATTTTGTTCTAGATAAACAACACAGTGGTTGTTACTGTGAGATAGACCGTTGCCAGTCCTTTTACTGCCAGTTTTACTGGCATGGAGAAACTGGTCATATTGACTGTTGTCCGAAGTCATGCCTTCATGCTCTGAGAGAATCTTCTTTCGTTGATAAGCGGTGTTGGGCTTGTTTCCAGTATCGTCTTTGTTCACCACGCCATTCTGAGCAGTTCCTTTTCCATTCCCCTTGCCATTGGCGTCTCTCCGCTTACTCACAGAGTGCTGGTTGTTCTTCACTCTGGCAGAGTCCTTcctgcctcctccctccaccacgtTCCAGGCAGTGTTGTCTttacagagaaagctgttgttcACGATATTCTTTCTGCCTAAGCATCTACCGTCGTCTTCAGtcacatgttcatcatcatcgtcgtagtcatCGTTGATCATATCATCCACTGCTTTCTCATCGTTGTCAATGATTTGACCCAAAACGGCACTCTCGGGCAGCAAACCTTCTTTCCCGCTCTGAATGTCGTAGGGTTGTTTCAGGTTGTGGTGTTGTTCCGTGCTGTTCTGTTGTTTCGTGTTGTCATGTTGGCCTGTATCACAGCGATGTTGTAACTGTGTGTCAGAGGAAACTTGTATGCAACAACAGTGTTCTGACCCGCGATGTTTTACACCGTGCCGATGTTCTGTTCCAGAGTGCTCTGTGTCGTGCTGCTGTTCCTGcaagttgtgttgttttgtgacgtCCAGTTGCTTTGTGACGTCCAGTTGTTTTGTGACGTCCAGTtgctttgtgtcgtgttgtgtgtcgtggcTCTGTGTGAGCCAGCGTTGAACAGGCTGGACATGGCGCTCCGGGGTcacgtgtctgtctccatcatagCGACAGTGCTGTCCTTTGCCACAGTGCTGCTCACATGTGTCGTAAGTCTtcatggcagtggtggtggctgtagtggtTGCCACAGACGGATTTCGCTCACACGTTGGTCGTTCCTCAGTTGTGTCGGGGAGGCGGGGCAGGTGGCTGTGTGACTGCTGTTCACCGCACAGTGCTGACGTGTCGTTCTGTTCCCTCCACGTTGTGCCCGCAGACAACGCCCTGCGTCGATCTTTTGTAGGTtctcgccccccactcccctgtctgtctccctctctgtctctctgtctccttcctacTTCTTTCCAGTCACCATTGAAGCGGCGTTGATGCGCGAAGAGAATGACATTCGTCTACGTGAACACTTGAAAAACAACTGAAGGTGGCGGGTAGGGTATGGAAAGAGCGTGGATGGAAGGTCAGTGTTTGGGTAGCGACAGGgttgagaggtggagggggaacaaCGTGAAGGGGAGAGAAGTATGGTGGTTACCCCTCCGTATGTCGAAGTTCGGGTGTACTTTTTATTCAGTTGCAAACGTTGGACTTTGATGTCGTTGGCTGGGTTGACAGCTGAAACAGAGTTAGAAGAAAAGAACAGTCATCTCTCtaccttcgtctgtctgtctgtttgtctgtttgtccgcccgtctgtctgtctctctgtctgtttgtctgtctgtctgtcgcaacTCCACACCACTGTGCCATTTCCCGGCATCGTCAATAGTGGTAGTTTTATGGATGAAGACTTGTTAAAGACGGAGTATTTTATCATGAATATTTTTCATATTGTGTAAAAGCGTTAACTCTAAAACATGCGTGTGTTTCAGACAATTTCAATTTTGAAATATCTGATAGCTGTATTATGGCACTGGGCGTTATGCATAGTCATCGTTGTAGGTCGCATAAATGTGTAAAATCATGCCACTTTCCATGTCCACATCCATTAGACACTTATATCACGTAAATGGTGACTTGAAATTAAAATGCTGATGAAAAAGATTTACTGTCTTGTcataagttacacacacacgacacacactccctcacacacacacacacacacacacacacacacacacacacacacacacactccctcacacacagacacacacacacacacacacacacaaacacgccaatacgcacaaggagagagagagagagagagagagagagagagagagagagagagagagagagagagagtacactgaCTCACTATGTGGACACGTCAGCCCCAAAGGAAAACAGAGGAAGAATACAACCACCATGGGCAGGCCGAGTCTTTCAACATTTGCGAAAGCGTTGGAAAGGTTCACACacaagaaataacacacacacacacacacacacacacacacacacacacacacacacacacacacagacgatgatgatgattatgatattgcAATAGGGGATACAGATGCACATGATCATACACaataacgcacacacactgcgcgcaggCGGAGTAAATCATTCAGTGCAATCACATCAAATCTTATCTTTCCTTTACAGCAAAACCagtcagcacaaacacacacacacacacacacacacacacacacacacacacacacacacacacactaacgcgcgcaCGCGTTATAACATTTATTTTCAACTTCTACCTCCGTAGGAACCGGGAAAATAAAGTCTGAAACGCACCTCAAGCAAACTACAACCTTGCAGGGACTGTCTGTTCTCCTTTCTTTGACGCACTCACAGCCCCACGAATACAGCCCAGTGTggtcccctccaacccccctcccctctgtttaGCAGGGGAACAAATCATGGCCCTCTTTCACGAAGAACATGAACAGACCGACAAGATCAACTTCCACGACCAAAAGTTTAATCCTCCCCGTTCATTGTTGCTCACGTGTCCGCGACAGAAAGCTGTTCCCCCACGGTCTATCGATTCAAAGGCCTCTTGTCTTCTGAGGCGAACTTACATGTAAGCTGAAGACATTTCCAGTTCCCCCGTCCCAGCCCCCctatccccccgctccccccccccctcctctacctgaAATCTCtgttctccccactctccccgaTTATATTTGCTTCATCGCAGTATGtctttgtatataattatatatatgtatatatatatatatatatatatatatatatatatatatatatatatatccctctatATAAGTAGGATTGGGGAGcttcatacacgcgcgcacacacatacacacacacagatacagacggacagacaaacagacagacagacagagggaggggggaggggcgggacaAGGAAGCAAAGTGTGAGACAGGAGTGTCAGACGTGCACCAGTGTGCAGTGAGCACAACGCGGGTTGTCGTAACCACCAGTGTGCAGTGAGCACAACGCGGGTTGTCGTAACCACCAGTGTGCAGTGAGCACAACGCGGGTTGTCGTAACCACCAGTGTGCAGTGCTGTCTGTGTCCTGAACATCGCTGTCCCCACTAACAATGCATTGTCCACAATCAATGCTGAGTCCTGTTTTCACACCTCTTCCAtcgctttactctctctccctctctctctctctctcgctggtcgctttactctgtgtgtgtgtgtgtgtgtttgtgtgtgtgtgtgtgtgtgtgtgtgtgtgtgtgtgtgtgtgtgtgtgtgtgtttgtgtgtgtgtgtgtgtgtgtgtgtgtgtgtgtgtgtgtgtgtgtgcactcctcTGTTGTTGCTCTTGTGGTGCATAATGCTGGTACAAGGAAAGGCCTTGGCGAAGGTGTGTCTCTGTGCACCTTAATTTTGATTATCCGTTCGTGCAGGGTGATGATAAACACCAACCGAtatcaaaggtgtgtgtgtgtgtgtgtgcttcaaacaAATGTTTGCTCTGTGAGTCATGTCCGTTTCGTTACACCATCACACAAGCAGGTTCGGACAACTTACTACTTGTCGAGGACAACAAACTGTCAGACTCACTTAAACAAATGAAATGTCCTCTtctacagagaaagaaaatgctCGTAATTattagaaaaaaagcaaaacaaagaaataccagaagaattagaaaaaaagaagaagaaattagaaATACACagtgccataaaaaaaaaatttaaatgcggAGAATATAGGTCAAAATCCGAGATAACCTATTTTTGAAAATCCGTGGGAACCCATAGCAAAACCtttgaaaaaatagaaaaaaagaagaaaaaagatcggAGGAAACGGGATGAAGAAAAGTTGAATCCAAAATGAATGACGTGATAAATACGACCCCAACAATACCGACACTGGGCCATAGCTGGGGGAAGGCGGCAAAGACAGCATGAGACAGGCAGCAGTGGTGATCTCTGGTGATGGCCGTGTGTGCCACAGGGcatgaacagtatcagtatcagtatcagtagctcaaggaggcgtcactgcgttcagacaaatccatatacactacaccacatctgctaagcagatgcctgaccagcaccgtaacccaacgtgcttattcaggccttgcgaaaaaaagaagaaaaacaaaagatgaaataatttttttttttaaatgaataaatagataaatagataattaaaaaaaagaatagaagattataaacacacacacacacacacacacacacacacacacacacacacacacacaccacatcacacacgcacatacattcatgcataacagatatgcagcaaacatgcagatccagacagtaagtaagtaagcaagtaagtcACTAAGTGACTAACTGAATCAGTATTCTCAAAATTTGTTAATTCAGACTTTATATCGTTTAACAAAACGTCTCGTAAATGTCtataatatttaatacatttgtcGAGGAAATGACACTCATCTTCTAATACAACCACAGGTTTTGCATACTCTTTCTGTTCCTTTATATGTGCCCCTTTCTGTGTGGAGATCATGTGCAGTTATGCAAAGTTTGCACATGGCCATTCTATGCTCAGGTTTCTCGAACAGATCGGATATGGTTTAAGTCTGTATTCTGTAGAAACGTTTGCGTGGAATGTAAACTTTTTGATAATGTTGGCTTTAGCCTCTCTTTCCCTTTAACGCACCTAAAACAAATGCCTAATGTCATAAATAACTATGCTGATACAGAGCATCCAGATAACTGCGCTGATAAATCAAATGATAAAGTAATACAAACAAAATTCAACATACCTGTTTTAATGAATAAACTACTCATCTCTCAAGTGGcgattttttccccatttatttGACGGTTAAATTTATCAGTTGTGgatccaatcatttgaaacagatcGTTCACTGCTGGCATTTAGGTACTTTTTGAACCTTGAAACTAAAGAAAGCAATCAGTTTGATGCACCACTCAACCAATGGCACCCAGTATATGGACATTCACCATTACAAGCTGACGGAGCTATTCTTTCTTACTGGAACGAAAAACGTTGTTGGGCTTTTTTTCAGCTGCTCCCCAGCACACCACAAACCTGTTACAGTGTTAACCACGTCCAGGTTTTACACACACTCCAAGTGCATATCAGCAGTGGTTCGCATCATGCTTGCGATCTGTCAACACTCTGTCATTATCCGCATCTCGTCCAGTTGAGAGTCGGTTCATGCTGACAGCTCTTGGCAAGTCCATACCGCGTCAGTATAGTAGTAGAGATAGGAGGGGGAAGGGACGGGGTTAGGGGGTGGcccggggggagggtgggagttaGTTTACTGATGTTGGGAGTAGTTGTGCGGGTGGGGGTCTAGAAAAAAACTTCTTTTGTAAGGAGGCTTTGGGGATTCTTCTTCAGT
The DNA window shown above is from Babylonia areolata isolate BAREFJ2019XMU chromosome 29, ASM4173473v1, whole genome shotgun sequence and carries:
- the LOC143274865 gene encoding uncharacterized protein LOC143274865; amino-acid sequence: MKTYDTCEQHCGKGQHCRYDGDRHVTPERHVQPVQRWLTQSHDTQHDTKQLDVTKQLDVTKQLDVTKQHNLQEQQHDTEHSGTEHRHGVKHRGSEHCCCIQVSSDTQLQHRCDTGQHDNTKQQNSTEQHHNLKQPYDIQSGKEGLLPESAVLGQIIDNDEKAVDDMINDDYDDDDEHVTEDDGRCLGRKNIVNNSFLCKDNTAWNVVEGGGRKDSARVKNNQHSVSKRRDANGKGNGKGTAQNGVVNKDDTGNKPNTAYQRKKILSEHEGMTSDNSQYDQFLHASKTGSKRTGNGLSHSNNHCVVYLEQNYNKLDCQGRTDCDSSNFANQLDNRFSAVHDSNEQPQQSSYDDAFNTSITTGSGSHVSFSVADTCAESGQSKTRTVNDNVRVHEATTENEGKGSTAHAHSEDSDSTDHTYTDGQSNALTTKSQLVSVENNNKENPLNIKGTANLSNTAEAQSPLENNTSAKSNPLRGNKWKKAFAFCFFTRTFHRPENNLSINRPARPHGTISDTLPEVRHQGILHTGSDGSSHPKTLTFQIPSPEGGQQAVNGTTVVPAGRAPAPSLRTLSQRVSLQALANMVRGKSPHPPPPPPPASGHTSSDRQSEARTVSTPPRLSASPDVNKTFEHASADRKSACCLPFLEKIHDWWQRNSSIEGKEIQNTLVVGVAFQLVFTAHFAIQNLQSSLHEEQYLGVSALGCLYAASIFSSIFAPTIIGLLGLKGCLVLAWLTHMLYTLAQFYPAWHTLVPASVLLGALTGPTWTAQGVYVSACAYSFSRRSPHSPYTILSRFNGLFFTLYETRQILGNLLSSVVLRTGVGNVTQDIIFKYCGPRDCPASENMTDIEEPEGLVIHSMLAIYTALQVLALVLTVVFLTPLSRSEWWSRAPIRDTATSWFKTLVRTRMVFLVPFMVFQAMEQGMLLSEYTKSYVSCPIGIHMVGFVMATHGATSAVFVFVFSRLARRTGRYPLFALAAAISLALLIVLSDWTPQSDQHPLIFFFPVLWGIGEGIWQTQTNSMIAVVFWKRKESAFANYQTWRAVGYTIIFSFHSILCVHVKIAITLGFLVVGMIFYTAVEIHSYRKERLSSSPPKADDSDTATKSRSGLCVGEERSHSPSGPTEFELNVGPPVSVLSPNSAAIFRAFKFEDDIDMETGGHLTLDGTYLCRGENAFLDNDLQRYGVVPSGGNRPLTQAQLAKSSSDVYVRRVSKAQDSCGNSAGGSSCSQRPPRRHTWHEDSFQDEGELGVLRTKHDVFVY